One genomic segment of Strix aluco isolate bStrAlu1 chromosome 9, bStrAlu1.hap1, whole genome shotgun sequence includes these proteins:
- the FAM124B gene encoding protein FAM124B: MDDGADSLMTVHLLANLGHSLPLQQTLDRLLEWICLDIRLFLVSERVTPLKYYERYHKRSCSFPGISVLLFLHEDLGEERIFQVHEQFQRSPWRYQCAQIANGQSHPYAPAHQDFYGLDDQMPVWGIRRVHCGPEILRVTLYCTFDNYEDAVRLYEMILQKEATMQKSHFCVFVLYATQNIAVQLCLKQLPIGVAAEPKESSALQFKVQEIGQLVPLLPNPCIPISSSRWQTQDYEGNIILLQVQDSSKPRETNVGLSHQDNVGNEKILQDSVSAPLPVKWGNPGQRNQEVRAVKGKTKSDTSEALTPEQASRDLHRQFCSSHSGAAAWSWWDATSLRRQVSSKLQASLPENRVRRQAAETNVDTGLTVANPASGRCPLSRFSRDLRSSLLQPRAPMDGASSPLPSQDRTQLLFAAAKRRKGAGQRALGFHSQTARASPANRAEDEEEEFFI; this comes from the exons ATGGATGACGGAGCAGACTCTCTGATGACTGTGCACCTTCTTGCCAATTTGGGACACTCATTGCCTCTGCAGCAAACACTGGATCGGCTTTTGGAGTGGATCTGCCTGGACATTCGCCTTTTCCTGGTGTCTGAGCGAGTTACTCCATTGAAATACTATGAGAGGTATCATAAGAGAAGCTGCAGTTTTCCTGGAATATCTGTTCTCCTTTTTCTACATGAGGATTTGGGAGAAGAACGGATTTTCCAGGTCCATGAGCAATTCCAGCGTTCGCCCTGGCGCTACCAGTGTGCCCAGATTGCTAATGGACAAAGCCACCCCTATGCCCCAGCTCACCAGGACTTCTACGGCCTGGACGACCAGATGCCTGTGTGGGGCATCAGGCGGGTGCACTGTGGCCCCGAAATCCTGCGTGTCACCCTCTACTGCACTTTCGACAACTATGAGGATGCAGTGAGACTCTACGAGATGATCCTACAGAAAGAAGCAACTATGCAGAAAAGTCACTTCTGTGTCTTTGTGTTGTACGCAACACAAAATATTGCCGTGCAGCTCTGCTTGAAGCAGCTGCCCATTGGGGTGGCTGCTGAGCCAAAGGAATCGTCAGCCTTGCAGTTCAAGGTGCAAGAAATCGGGCAGCTGGTGCCTCTCCTGCCTAACCCATGTATTCCTATCAGTAGCAGCAGGTGGCAAACACAAGACTACGAAGGAAATATAATTCTGCTTCAG GTTCAAGACAGCTCCAAGCCCCGTGAAACAAATGTTGGGCTTTCCCATCAGGATAATGTCGGTAATGAAAAAATCCTGCAGGACTCTGTCTCAGCCCCTCTCCCTGTAAAGTGGGGTAATCCTGGGCAGAGAAACCAGGAGGTCAGAGCCGTGAAGGGTAAAACAAAATCTGACACAAGTGAAGCCCTTACTCCTGAGCAAGCCAGCCGCGACCTCCACAGGCAATTCTGCTCTTCTCACAGTGGTGCAGCAGCCTGGTCGTGGTGGGATGCCACCTCCCTCCGCAGGCAGGTGAGCAGCAAGCTGCAGGCTTCTCTCCCGGAGAACCGTGTTCGTCGGCAGGCAGCGGAGACCAATGTGGACACCGGGCTCACCGTGGCAAATCCTGCGAGCGGCCGCTGCCCGCTGAGTCGCTTCTCCAGGGACCTGCGGAGCAGCCTCCTCCAGCCAAGGGCACCCATGGATggggccagcagccccctgccctcccaggACAGGACCCAGCTGCTGTTTGCTGCAGCCAAAAGGCGTAAAGGAGCAGGGCAAAGAGCTTTGGGCTTCCACTCGCAAACAGCACGAGCCAGCCCTGCAAACAGAgcggaggatgaggaggaggaattcTTTATATGA